In Hamadaea flava, a genomic segment contains:
- a CDS encoding GH92 family glycosyl hydrolase: protein MSRGPLPRLGRAFTAFLVIAAGVAYAPTSAHAAVLNLTQYVNPFIGTDDSNSPNPVPGGAGGSTVPGPVAPFGMVQFSPDTPTASPSGYRFSDTQIQEYALTHFNGAGCSNNEDIGILPITGAIGSSPGTNWTAYQATQVKGSEVAQAGYYKSVLSTYGNTQVELSATKRTALMRLTYPATTSARVLLNTSKSATGSRSGSISISGATVSGSVTGGGFCGSSKTYQIYYYGQFDRTPTAVGTWLGGTVSAGSTSTSGTNSGGYVTFDTSTNAAVNFKIGISFVSVANAQANLTAEQSGFAFDTVRANADTEWNTILNRVQATGGSATDLQKFYTALYHVLINPNIASDVNGQYRGFDQAVHTSSRTIYQNYSGWDIYRSWAALVALIAPDEAADIANSMVIDGQQGGLIPKWSHNSNEHFVMTGDPGPVIVSSLNAFGVTNFDTAAALTLMNSSSNGGTIQGGAIRGRQSEYASQHFIDEDSSDSLEYSASDFAVAQFAQRQGNTSLYNTYIARAQWWANVFSTESGYVQRRDPDGTWTWPLDPASSSNYTEGNASQYTWMVTYNFGSLINLMGGPQTARQRLDHHFTQLNGGLTQPYFYIGNEPEHGVPWAYNWAQWPAGASSVVRRVMNESYTTGAGGLPGNEDLGATSAWYVWGALGMYPATPGADTLALHGPLFPSILIDRPVGDIQINATGAGQGSPYVQSFSRNGTAQTRNYLRYPDLASGATLAYTMGSSASSWGTGAGDVPPSFNDGWAPPAAAPSLGTNLAQGKVASGSTSCNSTETADKAFDGQLSAASKWCSSVSGTKTLQVDLGSAQNVGAFVVKHAGLGGENTGWNTGAFTISTSTDNSTWTQRVAVSGNRSSRTYHPIGTVSARYVRLDITTPTNNGNAAARIAEFEVYAGSGGPVNLALGKAATADSSCATTEGPEKAVNGSWTGGNSDKWCSLGSSKWWQVDLGSAQTVLSLTLRHAGAGGESATWNTRDFTIQTSTDGTTWTTRATVTGNTANVSTHPITPVSARYVRITVQTPAQDTNTAARIYEIEVY from the coding sequence CAGGAGTACGCCCTGACCCATTTCAACGGGGCGGGCTGCTCGAACAACGAGGACATCGGGATTCTCCCGATCACCGGCGCGATCGGCTCGTCGCCGGGGACCAACTGGACGGCGTACCAGGCGACTCAGGTCAAGGGTAGTGAGGTCGCGCAGGCCGGCTACTACAAGTCGGTGCTGTCCACCTACGGGAACACGCAGGTCGAGCTGTCCGCGACGAAGCGTACGGCGCTCATGCGGCTCACCTATCCGGCCACGACGTCGGCGCGCGTACTGCTGAACACGAGCAAGAGCGCGACCGGCAGCCGCAGCGGGTCGATCTCGATCAGCGGCGCGACCGTGAGCGGTTCGGTCACCGGCGGCGGCTTCTGCGGCTCGTCGAAGACCTACCAGATCTACTACTACGGTCAGTTCGACCGTACGCCCACGGCGGTGGGCACGTGGCTGGGCGGGACGGTGAGCGCGGGCTCCACCAGCACGAGCGGCACCAACTCGGGCGGCTACGTCACCTTCGACACGAGTACGAACGCCGCCGTGAACTTCAAGATCGGCATCTCCTTCGTCAGCGTCGCCAACGCGCAGGCCAACTTGACCGCGGAGCAGAGCGGCTTCGCCTTCGACACCGTACGCGCCAACGCCGACACCGAGTGGAACACGATCCTGAACCGGGTGCAGGCGACCGGTGGCAGCGCGACCGATCTGCAGAAGTTCTACACCGCCCTCTACCACGTGCTGATCAACCCGAACATCGCCAGCGACGTCAACGGGCAGTACCGCGGGTTCGACCAGGCGGTGCACACCTCCAGCCGCACGATCTACCAGAACTACTCGGGCTGGGACATCTACCGGTCGTGGGCCGCGTTGGTGGCGCTGATAGCGCCGGACGAGGCGGCCGACATCGCGAACTCGATGGTGATCGACGGCCAGCAGGGCGGGCTCATTCCGAAGTGGTCGCACAACAGCAACGAGCACTTCGTCATGACCGGCGACCCGGGGCCGGTGATCGTCTCCAGCCTGAACGCGTTCGGCGTGACGAACTTCGACACCGCGGCCGCGCTGACTCTGATGAACAGCAGCTCGAACGGTGGAACCATCCAGGGCGGCGCCATTCGCGGACGCCAGTCCGAGTACGCCAGCCAGCACTTCATCGACGAGGACTCCTCCGACTCCCTGGAGTACTCCGCGTCGGATTTCGCCGTGGCGCAGTTCGCCCAGCGGCAGGGCAACACCAGCCTCTACAACACCTACATCGCACGGGCGCAGTGGTGGGCCAACGTGTTCTCCACCGAGTCCGGCTACGTCCAGCGGCGCGATCCCGACGGCACCTGGACCTGGCCGCTCGACCCAGCCAGCAGCAGCAACTACACCGAGGGCAACGCCTCGCAGTACACCTGGATGGTCACCTACAACTTCGGCAGCCTGATCAACCTCATGGGCGGGCCGCAGACCGCGCGGCAGCGGCTCGACCACCACTTCACCCAGCTCAACGGCGGGCTGACCCAGCCGTACTTCTACATCGGCAACGAGCCTGAGCATGGTGTGCCGTGGGCGTACAACTGGGCGCAGTGGCCGGCCGGCGCCTCGTCGGTTGTCCGCCGTGTGATGAACGAGTCGTACACCACCGGCGCGGGTGGGCTGCCCGGCAACGAGGACCTCGGGGCCACCTCGGCCTGGTACGTGTGGGGCGCGCTCGGCATGTACCCGGCGACGCCGGGTGCGGACACGCTGGCGTTGCACGGGCCGCTGTTCCCGTCGATCCTCATCGACCGGCCGGTCGGCGACATCCAGATCAACGCCACGGGAGCGGGTCAGGGCTCGCCGTACGTGCAGAGCTTCAGTCGCAACGGCACCGCCCAGACCCGGAACTACCTGCGTTACCCGGACCTCGCGAGCGGCGCCACGCTCGCGTACACGATGGGAAGCAGTGCGAGTAGCTGGGGCACCGGTGCGGGTGACGTGCCGCCGAGCTTCAACGACGGCTGGGCCCCGCCCGCCGCGGCGCCGAGCCTGGGCACGAACCTGGCCCAGGGCAAGGTCGCGAGCGGTTCGACGAGCTGCAACTCCACCGAGACCGCGGACAAGGCGTTCGACGGGCAGCTCTCGGCGGCGAGCAAGTGGTGCTCCAGCGTGAGTGGTACGAAGACGCTCCAGGTCGACCTGGGGTCCGCGCAGAACGTCGGCGCGTTCGTGGTCAAGCACGCGGGTCTCGGCGGCGAGAACACCGGCTGGAACACCGGCGCGTTCACCATCTCGACCAGCACCGACAACAGCACTTGGACCCAGCGGGTCGCGGTCTCGGGTAACCGCTCCAGCCGCACCTACCACCCGATCGGCACCGTTTCCGCGCGATACGTGCGGCTCGACATCACCACACCCACGAACAACGGCAATGCGGCTGCGCGCATCGCTGAATTCGAGGTGTACGCCGGAAGTGGCGGACCGGTCAACCTAGCCCTCGGCAAGGCCGCGACCGCCGATTCGTCGTGTGCCACGACAGAGGGGCCGGAGAAGGCCGTCAACGGCTCGTGGACCGGCGGGAACAGTGACAAGTGGTGCTCGCTGGGCAGCAGCAAGTGGTGGCAGGTGGACCTGGGTTCGGCCCAGACCGTCTTGTCGTTGACGCTGCGGCACGCGGGCGCGGGCGGGGAGTCGGCGACGTGGAACACGCGTGACTTCACGATCCAGACGTCGACCGACGGGACGACCTGGACCACGCGGGCGACGGTCACCGGCAACACCGCCAACGTCAGCACTCATCCGATCACGCCGGTGTCGGCGAGGTACGTCCGGATCACCGTCCAGACCCCGGCCCAAGACACCAACACCGCAGCCCGCATCTACGAAATCGAGGTCTACTAA
- a CDS encoding ROK family protein produces the protein MDRAALALAVDIGGTKMAASLVSADGTVLGARSVPTLPGDAETVFAPLAGLIRETLAEASGRPVVGIGIGTAGPLDLVEATVSPVNILGWRDFPLAPRIAELAPGIPVRMAGDGMCAAVGEHWRGAARSVDDVIVLVVSTGVGGGLIQHGRLISGRTGNAGHIGHTVVDLDGDPCPCGGRGCVEGIASGPSMVAWARRQGWAGESAVDLAAAARDGDKVATQAFERAGRAVAAGIVSAAAIADLSLAVVGGGVSRAADVLLPPLRQAIAEHAKLGFLRDLAVAPAELGNAAGLVGAAALAFDPERYPSTLRLA, from the coding sequence ATGGACCGTGCTGCTCTTGCCCTCGCCGTCGACATCGGCGGCACCAAAATGGCGGCCTCGCTCGTGAGCGCGGACGGGACGGTGCTCGGTGCGCGGAGCGTACCGACCCTGCCGGGAGACGCCGAAACGGTGTTCGCGCCGCTCGCCGGGCTCATCCGCGAGACGCTGGCCGAGGCGTCGGGGCGGCCGGTCGTCGGCATCGGCATCGGCACCGCCGGCCCGCTCGACCTCGTCGAGGCCACCGTGAGCCCGGTCAACATCCTCGGCTGGCGGGACTTCCCGCTCGCCCCGCGCATCGCCGAACTGGCCCCCGGCATCCCCGTACGCATGGCCGGCGACGGGATGTGCGCCGCCGTCGGGGAGCACTGGCGCGGTGCCGCCCGATCGGTGGACGACGTGATCGTCCTGGTCGTGTCGACCGGCGTCGGCGGCGGGCTGATCCAGCACGGCCGGCTGATCAGCGGGCGTACGGGCAACGCCGGGCACATCGGCCACACCGTGGTCGACCTCGACGGCGACCCGTGCCCCTGTGGCGGCCGCGGCTGCGTGGAGGGCATCGCCAGCGGGCCGAGCATGGTCGCCTGGGCGCGCCGCCAGGGCTGGGCCGGGGAGTCCGCTGTGGACCTCGCGGCCGCCGCCCGGGACGGCGACAAGGTCGCGACGCAGGCGTTCGAGCGCGCCGGACGCGCCGTCGCGGCGGGGATCGTCTCCGCTGCCGCCATCGCCGACCTGTCGCTGGCCGTCGTCGGCGGCGGCGTGTCCCGGGCCGCCGACGTGCTGCTCCCGCCGCTGCGCCAGGCCATCGCCGAACACGCCAAACTCGGTTTCCTGCGGGATCTCGCGGTCGCCCCGGCGGAATTGGGGAACGCGGCCGGCCTCGTGGGCGCGGCCGCGCTCGCCTTCGATCCGGAGCGCTACCCCTCCACCCTCCGCCTCGCTTAG
- a CDS encoding LacI family DNA-binding transcriptional regulator translates to MVDVAKRAGVSLKTVSRVVNGSPQVQPELAARVQEAIAELGFRRNHLASALRSGQQTATVGLLIEEIANPFYATIAGVVAETARAHDTLLFTASSEEDPVREELLLRDLCARRVDGLIVVPAGYDHGFLRSEAERGLPVVFLDRPGGGLVADTVLLDNRGGTRAGVERLLAGGHRRIAVLLDSVGVYTMRERLAGAQEALAAAGLPYDPALVREGVKDPDSAAAVVAELSDVDAYVCLNNRITVGALQELVRRGSDAELLGFDDFELSYLMPRRFTVIAYDTRELARRAAELLFARIAGDKTWPRTEVLPTHLIERGLR, encoded by the coding sequence ATGGTGGACGTGGCCAAACGCGCCGGGGTCAGCCTGAAGACCGTCTCCCGGGTGGTGAACGGGTCCCCGCAGGTGCAGCCGGAGCTGGCCGCGCGGGTCCAGGAGGCGATCGCCGAGCTGGGCTTCCGGCGTAACCACTTGGCGAGCGCGTTGCGTTCCGGGCAGCAGACCGCGACCGTCGGCCTGCTCATCGAGGAGATCGCCAATCCGTTCTACGCCACCATCGCGGGCGTCGTCGCCGAGACCGCCCGTGCGCACGACACCCTTCTGTTCACGGCCAGCTCCGAGGAAGACCCCGTACGCGAAGAGCTGCTGCTCCGCGATCTCTGCGCGCGCCGGGTCGACGGGCTGATCGTCGTGCCGGCCGGATACGACCACGGCTTCCTGCGGTCGGAGGCCGAACGGGGTCTCCCGGTGGTGTTCCTCGACCGGCCCGGGGGCGGTCTGGTCGCCGACACCGTCCTGCTGGACAACCGGGGCGGCACCCGGGCCGGGGTGGAGCGGCTCCTCGCCGGCGGCCACCGGCGAATCGCCGTGCTGCTGGACTCGGTCGGCGTCTACACCATGCGGGAACGCCTGGCCGGGGCGCAGGAGGCGCTGGCCGCTGCCGGTCTGCCCTACGATCCGGCGCTGGTTCGCGAAGGCGTCAAGGACCCGGACAGTGCGGCGGCGGTCGTGGCCGAACTGTCTGATGTGGATGCGTACGTGTGCCTCAACAACCGGATCACGGTCGGCGCGCTGCAAGAACTCGTACGCCGCGGCAGCGACGCCGAACTGCTCGGCTTCGACGACTTCGAACTGTCCTACCTGATGCCGCGCCGCTTCACCGTGATCGCGTACGACACTCGGGAGCTGGCCCGGCGGGCGGCGGAACTGCTGTTCGCCCGGATCGCCGGGGACAAGACGTGGCCGCGTACGGAGGTGCTGCCGACGCACCTCATCGAGCGCGGCCTCCGCTGA
- a CDS encoding HAD family hydrolase, with the protein MPKVVATDLDGTLLRSDVTLSPRTKAALRAVRAAGTRVVAATARPARVIDELFGGEPLIDLAICGNGSNLYRVGEEPEILHPLPLDIARKVIEEITTIVPGSGFAVETGERVLFEPGYQYKPALDYRRETVESVADLLTEPFVKLMVWLPDSDPDRAWERLRPAIGELIECTWSAERAPLEIGAAGVSKAATLAVLCETWGVTADEVVAFGDAPNDLPMLAWAGTAYAVANAHPAVLAATSLRAPANDDDGVAVILESLLADAPPA; encoded by the coding sequence ATGCCGAAGGTCGTCGCCACCGATCTCGACGGAACGCTCCTGCGGAGCGACGTCACGCTCTCTCCGCGTACCAAAGCGGCGCTGAGAGCAGTCCGAGCGGCCGGAACGCGCGTGGTGGCCGCGACCGCCCGCCCGGCCCGCGTGATCGACGAGCTGTTCGGCGGCGAGCCGCTGATCGACCTGGCGATCTGCGGCAACGGCTCGAACCTCTACCGGGTGGGTGAGGAGCCGGAGATCCTGCACCCGCTCCCGCTGGACATCGCGCGGAAGGTGATCGAGGAGATCACGACGATCGTCCCGGGCTCCGGCTTCGCCGTGGAAACCGGGGAGCGCGTGTTGTTCGAGCCGGGCTACCAGTACAAGCCGGCGCTCGACTATCGGCGCGAAACCGTCGAAAGCGTCGCCGACCTGCTGACCGAGCCGTTCGTGAAGCTGATGGTGTGGCTACCCGACTCGGACCCCGACCGCGCGTGGGAGCGGCTGCGCCCGGCGATCGGCGAGCTGATCGAATGCACCTGGTCGGCCGAGCGTGCGCCGCTGGAGATCGGAGCGGCAGGCGTCTCGAAGGCCGCCACGCTAGCGGTCCTCTGCGAGACCTGGGGCGTCACCGCCGACGAGGTGGTCGCGTTCGGCGACGCGCCGAACGACCTGCCGATGCTGGCCTGGGCCGGGACCGCGTACGCGGTCGCCAACGCCCATCCGGCGGTGCTCGCCGCGACGTCACTGCGCGCCCCGGCCAACGACGACGACGGCGTGGCCGTCATCCTCGAATCCCTCCTGGCGGACGCCCCACCGGCGTAG
- a CDS encoding SDR family oxidoreductase, with protein sequence MPHRWLVTGCSSGVGRALAERLVDEGEQVLVTARRTETVARFEGRPNAVVAPLDVRDEEQCRAAIDLAVDRFGGLDVLVNNAGYGQFGAVEEVSAEQVLAQFETNLFGPWRLLRLALPQWRAQGGGHALFVSSTAGFTPYPGLSAYTASKFALEGLAESLAQEATHLGVRVTILQLGAFATGYGRAMIQPSLPVAAYVPVYGEMRTAFEHFEQLPGLNDPTLFAETVVRVVREPNPPLRVPVGPDAQAHLTAALEQRAKQLAAAGEDFF encoded by the coding sequence ATGCCACATCGCTGGCTGGTCACAGGATGTTCGAGCGGGGTGGGCCGGGCGTTGGCCGAGCGGCTCGTCGACGAGGGCGAGCAGGTGCTCGTCACCGCCAGGCGAACCGAGACCGTCGCGCGGTTCGAGGGCCGGCCCAACGCCGTCGTCGCGCCCTTGGACGTCCGCGACGAGGAGCAGTGCCGCGCCGCGATCGACCTGGCGGTCGACCGCTTCGGCGGACTGGACGTCCTGGTCAACAATGCCGGGTACGGCCAGTTCGGCGCGGTCGAGGAAGTCTCGGCCGAGCAGGTGCTGGCCCAGTTCGAGACCAACCTGTTCGGGCCGTGGCGGCTGCTGCGCCTGGCCCTGCCCCAGTGGCGGGCCCAGGGCGGCGGGCACGCCCTGTTCGTCTCCTCGACCGCCGGGTTCACGCCCTATCCGGGGCTGTCGGCGTACACGGCGAGCAAGTTCGCCTTGGAGGGCCTGGCCGAGTCGCTCGCCCAGGAAGCCACTCACCTGGGCGTACGCGTGACGATCCTGCAGCTGGGCGCGTTCGCCACCGGATACGGCCGGGCCATGATCCAGCCTTCGCTGCCGGTCGCGGCCTACGTTCCCGTCTACGGCGAGATGCGTACCGCCTTCGAACACTTCGAGCAGCTGCCGGGCCTGAACGATCCGACTCTGTTCGCCGAGACGGTGGTACGCGTCGTCCGCGAGCCGAATCCGCCGTTGCGCGTACCAGTGGGTCCTGATGCCCAGGCGCACCTGACCGCGGCGCTGGAGCAGCGAGCGAAGCAGCTGGCCGCGGCCGGTGAGGATTTCTTCTAG
- a CDS encoding glycoside hydrolase family 48 protein, which yields MKLTPRRTRLRRILALAVSAVLAAAGIVAGAAPAHAAVSCQVDYSTSDWNGGNNQGGFTASVTLRNLGDAWSSWSLQFTFPNGQNNIQGWSANWSQSGSVVTATNLSWNGAIATNGTTSIGFNANWYGTNGKPTDFKINGVACTGANTPPTVSITSPANNTHFTAPAAFTIAASASDTSPGTVANVEFYRDGSLLGSDATAPYSWSVTALPVGTYTFQAKAYDNQGGTATAQITVIVDAATGPSIVASAASATVTEGSSTTVGLKLSAAPTSSVTVAVARSAGDTDVTVTPATLTFTTSNWSTNQNITIAAAEDADNANGTATISATATGYTAATVAVTESDNDQPVYVQRFLEQYNKIKNSANGYFSPEGVPYHSIETLIVEAPDYGHETTSEAFSFWLWLEAQYGRVSQNWTPFNQAWATMEKYIIPSHADQPTSGASGTPQYAAEHDYPDQYPSTLEPSVPVGTDPLKSELTSTYGTSDIYGMHWLLDVDNKYGYGRCGDKTTRVAYINTFQRGPQESVWETVPQPSCENFTAGGTYGYLDLFIKENGGTPAKQWKYTNAPDADARAVEAAYWALQWSTAQGKQADVATTVAKAAKMGDYLRYALFDKYFKKIGNCVGASTCAAGTGRDSEHYLLSWYYAWGGGMSDQWSWRIGSSFNHFGYQNPLAAYALANVTGLKPTSPTANADWTTSLTRQLEFYQWLQSSEGAIAGGATNSWGGNYGTPPSGTPTFYGMFYDQQPVYHDPPSNQWFGMQAWSLERLAEYYYVTNNATAKSILDKWTTWAIANTTVSGSSFLIPSDMSWTGAPNTWNPTSPAANTNLHVTITSRGSDAGVAAAYARLLMYYAAKSGNASAKTTAKALIDALYANSDSKGVGVPETRSDYNRFDDVYNASTHQGLYIPSGWTGTMANGDPIASGKSFLDIRSWYKNDPNWSSVQSYLNGGSAPTFTYHRFWAQSDIAMAYADYAALFPNG from the coding sequence ATGAAGCTCACCCCCCGCCGCACCCGGCTCAGGCGCATCCTGGCGCTCGCCGTGTCGGCCGTCCTGGCCGCCGCCGGCATCGTCGCCGGCGCGGCACCCGCCCACGCCGCCGTCTCCTGTCAGGTCGACTACTCGACCAGCGACTGGAACGGTGGCAACAACCAGGGCGGGTTCACCGCCAGCGTGACCCTGCGCAACCTCGGCGACGCCTGGAGTTCCTGGTCGTTGCAGTTCACCTTCCCGAACGGACAGAACAACATCCAGGGCTGGTCGGCCAACTGGTCGCAGTCCGGTTCGGTGGTCACCGCGACGAACCTGTCGTGGAACGGCGCCATCGCCACCAACGGCACCACCTCGATCGGGTTCAACGCCAACTGGTACGGCACGAACGGCAAGCCGACCGACTTCAAGATCAACGGCGTGGCCTGCACCGGGGCGAACACCCCGCCGACGGTGAGCATCACCAGCCCGGCCAACAACACGCACTTCACCGCCCCGGCGGCGTTCACGATCGCGGCCTCGGCGAGCGACACCTCGCCCGGCACGGTCGCCAACGTCGAGTTCTACCGGGACGGCAGCCTGCTCGGCTCGGACGCCACCGCGCCGTACTCGTGGTCGGTGACGGCGCTACCCGTCGGCACCTACACCTTCCAAGCGAAGGCGTACGACAACCAGGGCGGAACGGCCACGGCCCAGATCACGGTGATCGTGGACGCCGCCACCGGCCCCTCGATCGTGGCGAGCGCGGCCTCAGCCACCGTGACCGAGGGCTCCTCGACGACGGTCGGCCTGAAGCTGTCGGCAGCGCCGACGTCCAGCGTCACGGTCGCCGTGGCCCGGAGCGCCGGCGACACCGACGTCACGGTCACCCCCGCGACCCTGACGTTCACCACGTCGAACTGGTCGACGAACCAGAACATCACCATCGCGGCGGCCGAGGACGCGGACAACGCCAACGGCACCGCGACGATCTCCGCCACCGCCACCGGGTACACCGCGGCGACCGTCGCCGTGACCGAGTCGGACAACGACCAGCCGGTCTACGTCCAGCGGTTCCTGGAGCAGTACAACAAGATCAAGAACTCCGCGAACGGCTACTTCTCGCCCGAGGGTGTGCCTTACCACTCGATCGAGACGCTGATCGTCGAGGCGCCGGACTACGGCCACGAGACCACGTCCGAGGCGTTCAGCTTCTGGCTCTGGCTCGAGGCGCAGTACGGCCGGGTGTCGCAGAACTGGACCCCGTTCAACCAGGCCTGGGCGACGATGGAGAAGTACATCATCCCGTCCCACGCCGACCAGCCCACCTCCGGCGCTTCCGGCACCCCGCAGTACGCCGCGGAGCACGACTACCCGGACCAGTACCCATCGACGCTGGAGCCCAGCGTCCCGGTCGGCACCGACCCGCTCAAGTCCGAGCTGACCAGCACCTACGGCACGTCTGACATCTACGGCATGCACTGGCTGCTGGACGTCGACAACAAGTACGGCTACGGGCGCTGCGGCGACAAGACCACGCGGGTGGCGTACATCAACACCTTCCAGCGTGGACCGCAGGAGTCGGTCTGGGAGACGGTTCCGCAGCCCAGCTGCGAGAACTTCACGGCGGGTGGCACCTATGGCTACCTCGACCTGTTCATCAAGGAGAACGGCGGCACCCCGGCCAAGCAGTGGAAGTACACCAACGCGCCGGACGCGGACGCCCGCGCCGTCGAGGCGGCGTACTGGGCTCTGCAGTGGTCGACCGCCCAGGGCAAGCAGGCGGACGTCGCCACGACGGTGGCCAAGGCCGCCAAGATGGGCGACTACCTCCGGTACGCCCTGTTCGACAAGTACTTCAAGAAGATCGGGAACTGCGTCGGCGCCTCGACCTGTGCCGCGGGCACCGGCCGGGACTCCGAGCACTACCTGCTCTCCTGGTACTACGCCTGGGGCGGCGGCATGAGCGACCAGTGGTCGTGGCGCATCGGCTCCAGCTTCAACCACTTCGGCTACCAGAACCCCCTGGCCGCGTACGCGCTGGCGAACGTCACGGGCCTCAAGCCCACCTCGCCGACCGCGAACGCGGACTGGACCACCAGCCTCACCCGGCAGCTGGAGTTCTACCAGTGGCTCCAGTCGTCGGAGGGCGCGATCGCCGGTGGCGCCACGAACAGCTGGGGCGGCAACTACGGCACCCCGCCGAGCGGCACCCCGACGTTCTACGGCATGTTCTACGACCAGCAGCCCGTCTACCACGACCCGCCGTCGAACCAGTGGTTCGGCATGCAGGCCTGGTCGCTCGAGCGGCTGGCGGAGTACTACTACGTGACGAACAACGCGACCGCGAAGTCCATCCTGGACAAGTGGACGACGTGGGCGATCGCGAACACGACGGTCAGCGGATCGAGCTTCCTGATCCCGTCCGACATGTCGTGGACGGGCGCGCCCAACACGTGGAACCCGACGTCGCCGGCGGCGAACACCAACCTCCACGTCACGATCACCTCGCGTGGCTCGGACGCGGGTGTGGCCGCCGCTTACGCCCGTCTGCTGATGTACTACGCAGCCAAGTCGGGCAACGCCTCGGCGAAGACCACCGCCAAGGCGCTGATCGACGCGCTGTACGCCAACAGCGACAGCAAGGGCGTGGGCGTACCGGAGACCCGGTCGGACTACAACCGGTTCGACGACGTCTACAACGCGTCCACCCACCAGGGCCTCTACATCCCGTCCGGCTGGACCGGGACGATGGCCAACGGTGACCCGATCGCGTCGGGCAAGTCGTTCCTGGACATCCGCTCCTGGTACAAGAACGACCCGAACTGGTCGTCGGTGCAGTCCTACCTGAACGGCGGGTCCGCGCCGACCTTCACCTACCACCGATTCTGGGCACAGAGCGACATCGCCATGGCATACGCCGACTACGCCGCGCTGTTCCCGAACGGCTGA
- a CDS encoding LacI family DNA-binding transcriptional regulator, which translates to MTTTSSGRTRGNVVTITDVAKHAGVAASTVSYVLSGKRTISATTRARVMASIRTLGFHPHAGARSLASNKANVIALALPLRPGMHLPILMQFAMSVLTGARSVEHDVLLLTADEGAAGVRRIAGSALVDGLILMDVETHDPRVPTLLELDRPSVLIGLPASAEGLTCVDLDFSAAGAACVQHLAALGHREIALLGAPQVVYDRDTGFARRTRDGVMEAAKTAGVTAVARPCEPTYAAALEALRSVPHATGLIVHNEAAVDHVLTALRELDRRVPDDVSVVAICPDEIAERATPALTSVPIPASEVGRRAVELLMAKLDGVVVPNVTLLAPNLTVRSSTGAITH; encoded by the coding sequence ATGACCACCACCTCCTCCGGGCGTACCCGTGGCAACGTCGTGACCATCACCGACGTCGCCAAGCACGCCGGAGTCGCGGCGAGCACGGTGTCCTATGTGCTCAGCGGCAAGCGCACGATCTCGGCCACCACCCGCGCCCGGGTCATGGCCAGCATCCGTACGCTGGGCTTCCATCCCCATGCCGGAGCCCGGTCACTGGCCAGCAACAAGGCCAACGTCATCGCCCTGGCCCTGCCGCTGCGGCCGGGCATGCACCTGCCGATCCTGATGCAGTTCGCGATGTCGGTGCTGACCGGCGCTCGCTCCGTCGAGCACGACGTGCTGCTGCTGACCGCCGACGAAGGCGCGGCGGGCGTACGCCGGATCGCGGGCAGCGCCCTCGTCGACGGGCTGATCCTGATGGACGTCGAGACGCACGATCCCCGGGTGCCGACCCTGCTCGAACTCGACCGCCCCAGCGTGCTCATCGGGTTGCCGGCCTCGGCCGAGGGGCTGACCTGTGTCGACCTCGACTTCTCCGCGGCCGGGGCGGCGTGCGTGCAGCACCTGGCCGCCCTCGGCCATCGGGAGATCGCCCTGCTCGGCGCACCGCAGGTGGTCTACGACCGCGACACCGGCTTCGCCCGGCGTACGCGCGACGGCGTGATGGAGGCGGCCAAGACCGCAGGGGTCACTGCCGTCGCCCGTCCCTGCGAGCCGACGTACGCCGCCGCCCTGGAAGCGCTGCGCTCGGTGCCCCACGCGACCGGCCTGATCGTGCACAACGAGGCGGCCGTCGATCATGTCCTGACCGCGCTGCGGGAACTCGACCGGCGCGTTCCCGACGACGTCTCGGTCGTCGCCATCTGCCCCGACGAGATCGCCGAGCGGGCCACCCCGGCATTGACGTCGGTTCCGATCCCGGCCTCCGAGGTGGGCCGGCGGGCGGTCGAGCTTCTGATGGCCAAGTTGGACGGTGTGGTCGTTCCTAACGTGACACTGCTGGCGCCGAACCTGACCGTACGCTCGTCGACCGGCGCGATTACTCACTGA